The proteins below are encoded in one region of Metabacillus dongyingensis:
- a CDS encoding ABC transporter substrate-binding protein: MKKRIWLSILLAFSLILSACSSSESAGDGGDKKHSEKMEIFSWWTGAGEEDGLKALIKLFEEKYPDVPIENAAVAGGAGTNAKAVLASRMQGNDPPATFQIHGGAELNEGWVKADKMEPIDDLYEKEGLKDKFPQDLIDMVSKDGKIYSVPVNIHRGNVLWYNKKVFEENGLQAPTTFDEFFEVADKLKAKGITPLALGDKESWTATHLFETVLLGKLGAEEYTKLWNGELALDDKKVVEAVETFKKMLSYINEDHSSRNWQDASQLVANGEAAMNVMGDWAKGYFVNDLKLKVNEDFGYITTPETEGQFMVVTDTFGLPKGVKNPEDVKKFLAVLGSVEGQDAFNPLKGSIPARTDADVSKYDQYGKDTIEDFKEAKLAASLAHGSAAPEGYLTKVNQAVNIFVTQKDVKGFVETLTAASSELK; encoded by the coding sequence TTGAAAAAGAGGATATGGTTATCTATATTATTGGCGTTTTCTTTGATTCTTTCTGCCTGCAGCTCATCAGAGAGCGCAGGGGATGGCGGAGATAAAAAGCATTCAGAGAAAATGGAAATCTTTAGCTGGTGGACCGGAGCCGGTGAAGAAGATGGATTAAAAGCACTAATTAAGCTTTTCGAAGAGAAATACCCTGATGTTCCGATTGAAAATGCAGCGGTTGCCGGCGGTGCAGGAACGAATGCGAAAGCGGTCCTGGCAAGCAGGATGCAAGGAAACGATCCTCCTGCAACCTTCCAGATCCATGGCGGAGCCGAGTTGAATGAAGGTTGGGTAAAGGCGGACAAAATGGAACCGATCGATGATCTATACGAAAAAGAAGGATTAAAGGACAAGTTTCCGCAAGATTTAATAGATATGGTAAGCAAGGATGGAAAGATTTACTCCGTTCCTGTTAATATTCATCGCGGAAATGTTCTATGGTACAACAAAAAGGTATTTGAAGAAAATGGTCTCCAAGCCCCGACAACTTTTGACGAGTTTTTTGAAGTGGCAGATAAGTTAAAAGCAAAGGGTATCACTCCGCTAGCGCTTGGTGATAAAGAGTCTTGGACTGCTACCCATTTATTTGAAACGGTATTGTTAGGCAAGCTTGGTGCCGAGGAATACACCAAACTTTGGAATGGTGAACTTGCACTTGACGACAAAAAAGTAGTCGAGGCTGTTGAAACGTTCAAGAAAATGCTTTCATACATCAACGAAGATCATAGCTCACGAAACTGGCAAGATGCCTCCCAATTAGTAGCAAATGGAGAAGCAGCTATGAATGTCATGGGCGACTGGGCAAAAGGTTACTTTGTGAATGACTTGAAGCTCAAAGTCAATGAAGACTTTGGATATATTACAACACCTGAAACAGAAGGGCAATTCATGGTTGTGACTGATACGTTCGGGCTTCCAAAAGGTGTTAAGAATCCGGAAGATGTAAAGAAATTCCTTGCTGTATTAGGCTCTGTGGAAGGCCAGGACGCCTTTAACCCGTTAAAAGGTTCGATTCCTGCCCGTACGGATGCAGACGTTTCTAAATATGATCAGTATGGAAAGGATACGATTGAAGATTTTAAAGAAGCAAAATTAGCTGCAAGCTTGGCCCATGGCTCAGCAGCACCTGAGGGCTATCTGACCAAGGTCAATCAGGCGGTCAATATTTTTGTGACACAGAAAGATGTGAAGGGGTTTGTGGAAACCCTAACAGCAGCTTCTTCTGAATTGAAATAA
- a CDS encoding carbohydrate ABC transporter permease has protein sequence MEQPIIKQTQTTGTSIGLYSKRKKRLTKDHLLAIAFILPSILFITVFVYGFISWTGYVSLSNWNSLVPDFSFAGFKNYQFLFNDFRFQADLRNTIVFTVLFIAAIIIIGQFLAVLLDQKIKGESLFRNIFFFPMALSFVVTGVVWQWLLNPSTGVNLFLTKIGLDSKWYTDTNILAGFKWGKIEFGIPVAIIAVVIAAVWQMTGFSVAMYLAGLRGIPDEIREAARMDGATEFQIYRNIILPLLRPITVSVVIIMAHISLKIFDLIYAMTGSGANFVTDVPGVYMFETTFRGNYYANGAAIAIVMLISVAIFIVPYLISSRKGESK, from the coding sequence ATGGAGCAGCCCATCATCAAACAAACACAAACGACCGGAACGTCCATTGGACTATACAGTAAAAGAAAGAAAAGGCTAACGAAAGATCATCTTTTAGCCATTGCATTTATCTTGCCATCTATTCTTTTCATTACGGTCTTCGTATACGGATTCATCAGCTGGACGGGTTATGTATCACTCAGTAATTGGAATTCTCTCGTTCCGGATTTCTCATTTGCAGGATTCAAAAACTATCAGTTTTTATTTAACGATTTCCGTTTTCAGGCTGATTTGCGCAATACTATTGTTTTTACCGTCTTATTCATTGCGGCAATTATAATTATCGGTCAGTTCCTTGCGGTTTTATTAGATCAAAAAATAAAGGGGGAATCGCTTTTCCGGAATATCTTTTTCTTCCCCATGGCATTATCTTTTGTCGTAACAGGAGTCGTGTGGCAATGGTTGTTGAATCCTTCGACAGGAGTTAACCTCTTTTTGACAAAAATCGGGCTTGATTCAAAATGGTATACCGATACGAATATATTAGCCGGATTTAAGTGGGGGAAAATCGAATTCGGTATCCCTGTCGCTATTATTGCTGTAGTCATTGCGGCAGTATGGCAGATGACAGGGTTCTCGGTTGCCATGTATTTAGCAGGCCTTAGGGGAATTCCTGATGAGATTAGAGAGGCTGCGAGAATGGACGGTGCTACGGAATTTCAAATTTACCGTAATATCATCCTTCCATTGCTTCGGCCCATTACGGTAAGTGTTGTCATCATCATGGCCCATATATCGCTGAAAATATTTGACCTGATATATGCAATGACTGGTTCAGGAGCAAACTTTGTCACCGATGTTCCCGGTGTTTACATGTTTGAGACGACCTTCCGAGGAAACTATTATGCAAATGGTGCAGCGATCGCCATCGTTATGCTTATTTCGGTAGCTATCTTTATTGTTCCTTATCTGATCTCGAGCAGGAAGGGGGAATCCAAATGA